In Bacillus horti, a single window of DNA contains:
- a CDS encoding glycine betaine ABC transporter substrate-binding protein, whose translation MKIKGLSLIIMILLIGLLAAACGQSNSGADTSPENTVVVSGKKFTEQVILANMISILLEERTDINVVNRADLGETDVLHQGMLDGDIDLYVEYTGTGFSIVLKEELDTNDAQEIYNRTKSGYEENYNFTWLEPFDFENTYAISLRPELAEELGVETMSDLAEYTNELTFGAPPAYYEREDGFDGMNETYEYSSWAGSNQMEFGLMYTAAANGEVDVISGFTTDGQITRYNLKVLEDDKKFFPPYDAAPVVRQETLDRHPEIADILAELGPYLTAETMSELNGLVDEDAQREDRVAREFLEENGLID comes from the coding sequence ATGAAAATTAAAGGATTAAGTTTAATAATAATGATTTTACTTATAGGGCTCCTAGCAGCTGCATGTGGGCAGTCTAATTCTGGTGCTGATACAAGTCCAGAGAACACAGTTGTAGTATCGGGTAAGAAATTCACCGAGCAGGTTATCCTGGCTAACATGATCTCTATTCTACTAGAAGAGAGAACGGATATTAATGTGGTCAATCGTGCCGACCTAGGAGAAACAGATGTGCTGCATCAAGGAATGCTTGATGGAGATATTGATTTATATGTTGAATATACAGGGACAGGCTTCTCCATTGTTCTGAAGGAAGAATTAGACACGAATGATGCGCAGGAAATTTATAATCGCACAAAAAGTGGCTATGAAGAAAACTATAATTTCACCTGGTTAGAGCCATTTGATTTTGAAAACACCTACGCCATTTCCCTTCGTCCTGAGCTAGCTGAAGAGCTGGGTGTTGAAACGATGTCAGATTTAGCTGAGTATACTAACGAGCTGACATTTGGAGCACCACCAGCCTATTACGAAAGAGAAGATGGCTTCGATGGAATGAATGAAACGTATGAGTATTCATCATGGGCTGGATCGAATCAGATGGAATTTGGCTTAATGTATACGGCAGCAGCCAATGGAGAAGTTGATGTTATTTCTGGATTCACTACTGACGGGCAAATTACTAGATATAACTTGAAGGTGCTTGAAGATGACAAGAAGTTTTTCCCACCTTATGATGCTGCGCCAGTCGTCAGACAGGAAACGCTCGATCGTCATCCTGAAATAGCTGATATTTTAGCAGAGCTAGGCCCTTATTTAACGGCTGAAACGATGTCTGAGTTAAATGGCTTAGTTGATGAAGATGCGCAAAGAGAAGATCGTGTTGCTAGAGAATTTTTAGAGGAAAATGGGTTGATTGATTAA
- a CDS encoding ABC transporter permease — protein MLEAIVRQYEMFVDRWDIVVLATQEHLYMVIVAMVFAVGISVPLGIVLSRWNRFAEPIIGVAAVAQTIPSLALVGIIMMFIGIGKPPAIMALTIYAILPILRNTYTGIKGIEPSAIEAGKGLGMTNLQILYKIQLPLALPVIMAGIRTATVITVGIATLATFIGAGGLGDPIMRGIDTRNNYLIFIGVIPAALLAIILDVLIKKIEHWATPRGVRQNT, from the coding sequence ATGTTAGAGGCAATTGTCAGGCAGTATGAAATGTTTGTGGATCGCTGGGATATTGTTGTATTAGCGACTCAGGAGCATCTATATATGGTCATTGTGGCGATGGTTTTTGCTGTTGGGATATCTGTACCGTTAGGCATTGTCCTTTCCCGTTGGAACCGCTTTGCTGAACCGATTATCGGTGTGGCTGCCGTGGCTCAAACGATCCCAAGCTTAGCATTAGTCGGCATTATTATGATGTTTATTGGAATAGGAAAGCCTCCTGCTATTATGGCTTTGACTATCTATGCAATCTTACCGATTCTACGAAATACGTATACAGGCATTAAGGGAATAGAGCCTTCAGCTATTGAAGCTGGAAAGGGATTAGGGATGACCAATCTACAAATTTTATATAAAATCCAACTACCTCTGGCATTACCGGTCATTATGGCTGGAATACGGACAGCAACGGTTATTACAGTTGGGATTGCTACGTTAGCTACTTTTATCGGAGCAGGTGGGTTGGGTGATCCAATTATGCGAGGGATTGATACACGCAATAATTATTTAATTTTTATCGGAGTAATTCCTGCCGCATTATTGGCGATCATTCTGGATGTATTAATTAAAAAGATAGAGCATTGGGCTACACCACGAGGAGTACGTCAAAATACCTAA
- the pcp gene encoding pyroglutamyl-peptidase I, giving the protein MRKCLITGFEPFLDHPINPTEEIVKALNGQQLGEVQVIGKILPVSFKEAGQRIVTYIKELQPDIVVCLGLSAGRTSISPERVAINCMDGARDNDGTKWEDEKIAPTGLAAYFSTLPIRTMVNQLHEARLPGKISNTAGTYVCNHVMYSVLHHLSTQGLEHIPAGFIHVPASHELSFHQPKYPSISTVDLIKGIQICIEAI; this is encoded by the coding sequence ATGAGAAAGTGCTTAATAACGGGATTTGAACCCTTTTTAGACCATCCGATTAATCCAACTGAAGAGATCGTTAAAGCTCTAAATGGACAGCAACTTGGGGAAGTACAGGTAATTGGAAAAATTCTTCCGGTCTCCTTTAAAGAAGCCGGTCAAAGGATCGTTACCTACATTAAGGAACTGCAGCCCGATATCGTTGTATGTTTGGGTCTATCTGCTGGTAGAACCTCTATATCTCCTGAACGAGTAGCCATTAACTGTATGGATGGAGCTAGGGATAATGATGGAACAAAGTGGGAGGATGAGAAAATTGCTCCTACTGGTCTAGCCGCGTATTTCTCCACATTACCTATCCGTACGATGGTTAATCAATTGCATGAAGCAAGGCTCCCAGGAAAAATATCGAACACCGCAGGGACTTATGTTTGTAATCATGTGATGTACAGTGTCTTACATCATTTAAGCACTCAAGGACTTGAACATATTCCTGCTGGTTTTATTCATGTTCCAGCCAGTCATGAGCTAAGTTTTCATCAGCCTAAATACCCCAGTATTTCAACGGTTGATTTAATTAAGGGTATACAGATTTGTATAGAAGCAATCTAA
- a CDS encoding ornithine--oxo-acid transaminase — protein sequence MKNTVSIIEQTEQYGARNYHPLPIVISKAEGVWVEDPEGNKYMDMLSAYSALNQGHRHPKVIQALKDQADLVTLTSRAFHNDRLGEFYQRLAQVTGKEMILPMNTGAEAVETAIKTVRRWAYDIKQVPENQAEIIVFEGNFHGRTVTVTSFSSEEEYKRGFGPFTPGFKLLPYGDIDALKQAINPNTAAILIEPIQGEAGIIIPPEGFLKAIRELCLEHQILFVADEIQTGFGRTGKMFASDWEQVVPDIYIMGKALGAGVFPISAIAANRDVLGVFEPGSHGSTFGGNPLGCAVAIAALDVLKEESLVERSLELGEYFKAQLKEINNPTIVDVRGRGLFIGVELKEKARPYAEKLKEKGLLCKETHETIIRFAPPLTISKEDLDWAIAKIKEVLAV from the coding sequence ATGAAAAATACTGTATCTATTATTGAGCAAACAGAACAATATGGAGCTAGGAATTACCATCCCCTTCCTATTGTTATTTCTAAGGCAGAGGGTGTTTGGGTAGAGGATCCTGAAGGAAATAAATATATGGACATGCTTAGCGCATATTCTGCTTTAAATCAGGGTCACCGTCATCCAAAGGTGATTCAAGCCCTGAAGGATCAGGCGGATTTAGTAACATTGACATCTCGTGCCTTTCATAATGATCGTTTAGGCGAATTTTATCAAAGGCTGGCGCAGGTCACAGGAAAAGAAATGATTTTACCAATGAACACAGGAGCTGAAGCGGTAGAAACGGCAATCAAGACGGTAAGACGCTGGGCTTATGATATTAAACAAGTTCCTGAAAATCAAGCTGAGATTATTGTTTTTGAAGGGAACTTTCATGGGCGAACGGTTACGGTGACTTCGTTTTCATCAGAGGAGGAGTATAAGCGGGGGTTTGGACCATTCACTCCGGGCTTTAAGCTCTTACCTTATGGGGATATCGATGCTCTTAAGCAAGCGATAAATCCGAACACAGCTGCAATTTTGATAGAACCGATTCAAGGAGAAGCGGGTATTATTATCCCACCAGAGGGATTTTTAAAAGCGATTCGGGAGCTTTGCTTGGAGCACCAAATTTTGTTTGTTGCTGATGAAATTCAAACCGGGTTTGGACGAACAGGGAAGATGTTTGCCTCCGATTGGGAACAGGTTGTGCCAGATATCTATATAATGGGGAAGGCTTTAGGAGCAGGTGTGTTTCCAATATCAGCTATAGCGGCTAATCGTGATGTTCTTGGAGTATTTGAGCCAGGATCTCACGGCTCTACATTTGGCGGGAACCCGCTAGGCTGTGCCGTAGCGATTGCTGCTTTGGACGTTCTAAAGGAGGAGAGTTTGGTGGAGCGCTCCTTAGAGCTAGGTGAGTATTTCAAGGCTCAACTTAAGGAAATTAATAATCCAACGATTGTAGACGTTCGGGGTCGAGGGCTATTCATTGGTGTGGAACTGAAGGAAAAGGCTCGTCCATACGCTGAGAAACTGAAAGAAAAAGGGCTACTCTGTAAAGAAACGCATGAAACTATTATCAGATTTGCTCCACCTCTAACGATTTCGAAAGAGGATTTAGACTGGGCCATTGCAAAAATCAAAGAGGTACTAGCCGTATAG
- a CDS encoding YlaN family protein, producing the protein MSTETLLESNEKALALLKADADKILKLIAVQMEHLTMPQCPLYEEVLDTQMFGLSREIDFAIRLGLISEVTGKGILSELERKLAELHDRFENIQDQQNRSGE; encoded by the coding sequence TTGTCAACAGAAACCTTGCTTGAATCTAATGAAAAAGCGTTAGCGTTGTTAAAGGCTGATGCAGATAAAATTTTGAAATTGATTGCTGTTCAAATGGAACATTTGACAATGCCTCAATGTCCTTTATATGAAGAAGTGCTAGATACCCAAATGTTTGGACTATCACGTGAAATAGATTTTGCCATCCGACTAGGACTTATATCAGAGGTTACTGGGAAGGGCATATTATCTGAATTAGAGCGCAAGCTTGCTGAATTACATGATAGGTTTGAGAATATTCAAGATCAGCAAAACCGTTCAGGTGAGTAA
- a CDS encoding DUF2759 family protein: MIFIIVTFLIALLSLFGLLRSLKEKNLLAAGFSFVSFAIFGWFSFMETFFSS; encoded by the coding sequence ATGATCTTTATCATAGTTACGTTTCTAATTGCCCTATTAAGCTTATTTGGTTTATTAAGATCGCTAAAGGAAAAGAACCTACTCGCTGCAGGATTTAGCTTTGTTTCATTCGCTATATTCGGATGGTTTAGTTTCATGGAAACATTTTTCTCAAGCTGA
- a CDS encoding RNA polymerase sigma factor yields MIEDRELIHKIQQGEAHLFNEIIIKYQKLVYFSIIKMLHGQRSEAEDLTQEVFLSAYRSIHRFREESALSTWLMRIATNKTIDYKRKRQLYLVPDEGVIDQIPLENHDPLKEIVEQESSLYMEQLINQLPETYRLVIQQYYYEHLSYKEIASLENVEVKTVESRLYRARNRLRSLWKEEQKHEM; encoded by the coding sequence ATGATTGAAGATCGTGAATTAATTCATAAAATCCAGCAAGGCGAAGCCCACCTCTTCAATGAAATCATTATAAAATATCAAAAGCTCGTGTACTTCTCAATCATTAAAATGCTTCATGGTCAAAGGAGTGAAGCCGAGGATCTAACTCAGGAGGTTTTTCTTTCAGCTTACCGCTCCATTCATCGTTTTAGAGAGGAGTCAGCTTTATCTACTTGGCTGATGCGTATAGCCACAAATAAAACGATTGATTATAAAAGGAAAAGGCAGCTCTATCTCGTTCCTGATGAAGGTGTAATTGATCAGATACCATTGGAGAATCATGACCCGCTTAAGGAAATTGTTGAGCAGGAATCTAGCCTGTATATGGAACAATTAATTAACCAGCTTCCTGAAACGTATCGCCTTGTCATTCAGCAATATTACTACGAGCATTTAAGCTATAAGGAAATTGCCTCTCTGGAAAACGTGGAGGTAAAAACGGTAGAATCAAGACTCTATCGGGCTAGGAATCGATTAAGAAGCTTATGGAAGGAGGAGCAAAAGCATGAAATGTAA
- a CDS encoding YjcZ family sporulation protein, with product MSGYFGGFALIVVLFILLIIIGCSCGIY from the coding sequence ATGTCAGGATACTTTGGAGGTTTCGCTTTAATAGTAGTGCTGTTTATCCTTCTAATTATTATTGGATGTAGCTGTGGTATTTACTAG
- a CDS encoding site-2 protease family protein, translating to MDYMVIISLFIITLPVASIIHEWGHFIGARLLGVQVERVHIGTGAHFFKWKQGSTEFQYNWNCFLGGYYILDNEESYPRWKRMIIIFAGSTTSLLVYIIAFLVDYFFITVNGTFWGNWFYIFMVVNAYMGVIQLFPFRKDVSLKEAGHPSDGLNLTRLIVNKKGGGNK from the coding sequence ATGGATTATATGGTCATTATTAGTTTATTTATTATTACTCTTCCCGTTGCTTCTATTATACATGAATGGGGGCATTTCATAGGTGCTAGGTTGCTCGGCGTGCAAGTGGAGCGAGTTCATATAGGAACAGGCGCACATTTTTTTAAATGGAAGCAAGGATCTACGGAATTCCAGTATAATTGGAACTGTTTTCTTGGGGGATATTATATTTTAGATAATGAAGAGTCTTATCCAAGATGGAAGAGAATGATAATTATTTTTGCAGGATCGACGACAAGCTTACTTGTTTATATAATCGCATTTTTAGTTGATTATTTTTTCATTACTGTTAATGGTACATTTTGGGGCAACTGGTTTTACATATTTATGGTGGTCAATGCCTATATGGGAGTGATACAGTTATTCCCCTTTCGAAAAGATGTTTCTCTTAAAGAGGCAGGTCATCCGTCTGACGGATTAAATTTGACTCGATTGATCGTGAATAAAAAGGGTGGTGGGAATAAATGA
- the glsA gene encoding glutaminase A, whose amino-acid sequence MNVLFTQNESELNETEIQSILEDMITTHKAKCCTGKVADYIPELGKANENQLGISICTVQGQLIEAGDVDSPITLQSISKVITLALALMDQGEQKVFEKIGMEPTGDPFNSIVKLETISPNKPLNPMINAGAIAVTSLIKGADVEEKLERILSFIRKLSGNSKITYNKKMARSEEETANLNRALAFFMKEHGVIEGEVDHILELYFKHCAIEGCCKDLARIGAVLANNGKDLQTGETIIPLHIARICKTFMVTCGMYNASGEFAIRVGIPAKSGVSGGILAALPFKLGLGVIGPALDERGNSIAGVALLEEMSQRWNFSIF is encoded by the coding sequence ATGAATGTCCTGTTCACTCAAAATGAATCAGAGTTAAATGAAACTGAAATTCAAAGCATACTAGAAGATATGATTACGACGCATAAAGCCAAATGCTGCACAGGAAAAGTAGCGGATTACATCCCTGAGCTAGGAAAAGCTAATGAAAACCAGTTGGGTATTAGTATTTGTACGGTGCAGGGACAGCTTATCGAAGCTGGAGATGTGGATTCCCCCATTACTCTGCAAAGTATCTCTAAGGTCATAACGCTTGCTTTAGCGCTAATGGATCAGGGCGAACAGAAGGTTTTTGAGAAAATAGGAATGGAGCCTACCGGAGACCCGTTTAACTCCATTGTGAAGCTCGAAACGATTTCTCCAAACAAACCATTGAATCCTATGATTAACGCAGGAGCTATCGCGGTTACATCTCTGATTAAAGGGGCAGATGTGGAGGAGAAGCTAGAGCGGATTCTCTCTTTTATTAGAAAGCTAAGTGGTAATTCAAAAATAACTTATAATAAAAAAATGGCTCGATCTGAGGAAGAAACGGCTAATTTAAATCGAGCTCTTGCTTTTTTTATGAAAGAGCATGGCGTGATTGAAGGAGAGGTTGATCACATTCTAGAACTGTATTTTAAACATTGTGCTATTGAAGGCTGCTGCAAGGATCTGGCCCGTATCGGGGCTGTTTTAGCAAACAATGGAAAGGATTTGCAAACCGGCGAAACGATCATCCCTTTACATATAGCTCGAATTTGTAAAACATTTATGGTGACGTGTGGGATGTATAACGCATCTGGTGAATTTGCTATTCGTGTTGGTATACCAGCTAAAAGTGGTGTTTCAGGTGGCATACTAGCAGCCCTTCCTTTTAAGCTTGGGTTAGGGGTAATTGGTCCAGCCCTTGATGAACGTGGGAACAGTATTGCTGGAGTCGCCTTATTAGAGGAAATGTCTCAAAGATGGAATTTCAGTATTTTTTAA
- a CDS encoding ABC transporter ATP-binding protein, with translation MIQFQQVSKVFEDGFQALKNINFEVEEGELLTLIGPSGCGKTTTMKMINRLIDPTEGEILIEGENILHKNPVQLRRDIGYVIQQIGLFPHMTIEENISIVPKLKKWPQQKYMKKVDELLDLVGLDPEIFKKRYPSELSGGQQQRIGVIRALAGDPPVILMDEPFSALDPISREQLQDELLRLQKEIKKTIVFVTHDMDEALKIANRMALMKDGEIIQLDTPSTILQYPATSFVRDFIGKERMMQAQPKELRAADLMQQDKASGNEEALPADFVRSEQSIEEVAQKFTEANVASLPVYRENKRIGQITMSSVIQSVLKLQAKGR, from the coding sequence ATGATACAATTTCAACAAGTTTCCAAGGTTTTTGAGGACGGATTTCAAGCGCTCAAAAATATCAACTTTGAAGTGGAGGAAGGAGAGCTTCTCACCCTAATAGGTCCATCAGGCTGCGGAAAAACGACAACCATGAAAATGATTAATAGACTGATTGATCCTACCGAGGGTGAAATATTAATTGAAGGAGAAAACATCCTGCATAAAAATCCTGTTCAACTGAGAAGAGATATTGGTTATGTGATTCAACAGATCGGGCTGTTTCCACATATGACAATTGAAGAGAATATTTCAATTGTACCTAAGCTTAAAAAATGGCCACAGCAAAAGTATATGAAGAAGGTTGATGAGCTGTTGGATTTAGTTGGATTAGATCCAGAAATCTTTAAGAAAAGGTATCCTAGTGAGCTTTCAGGAGGTCAGCAACAGCGTATAGGAGTAATTCGTGCATTGGCTGGTGATCCACCGGTCATTTTAATGGATGAGCCCTTCAGTGCCCTGGATCCAATAAGTCGTGAACAGCTTCAGGATGAACTACTTCGATTGCAAAAGGAAATCAAAAAAACGATCGTGTTTGTTACTCATGATATGGATGAAGCGCTTAAAATCGCTAATCGTATGGCCCTGATGAAGGATGGTGAAATCATTCAATTAGATACTCCATCTACGATTCTTCAGTATCCAGCAACTAGCTTTGTTAGAGATTTTATAGGGAAAGAACGGATGATGCAGGCACAGCCTAAGGAACTACGGGCAGCGGATTTAATGCAACAAGATAAAGCTAGTGGAAATGAAGAAGCTTTACCTGCCGATTTTGTCCGAAGTGAGCAAAGCATTGAAGAGGTTGCTCAAAAATTTACTGAAGCTAATGTAGCGAGTCTACCTGTCTACAGGGAGAATAAACGAATAGGGCAGATAACGATGTCAAGCGTCATTCAATCTGTACTTAAGCTGCAAGCAAAAGGGAGGTAA
- a CDS encoding LiaF transmembrane domain-containing protein has product MKSKYRVGSFSAGLLFVALGLFLLLNQWMNISFSSLLFTWWPLLLILLGVEILVYLKKLKNDEESRIGYDIISIIIIVMFTFASLFIYSIKETGLLQYLQEEVLSDGYHISLSPETISDLTDVDYIIITGQARHVNVAYKENNTGQVSVRSDWRHVTGQNYEDAQQKVDQLIQMRKEDSSLYISLHELSNHSNFSNNLIGYFDVELPSDIEAEVILKHANLSLDIEQLEEKLSVQNDYGTTTAWLSPQVNLNILARALDGYIQPSELWNSINEDQTKAERTSEVESNATLDMITKQGNVQLRVY; this is encoded by the coding sequence ATGAAAAGTAAATATCGTGTAGGGTCTTTTAGTGCAGGCCTACTATTTGTTGCTCTTGGTCTATTTCTTCTCCTCAATCAATGGATGAATATTTCTTTCTCATCCCTTTTATTTACCTGGTGGCCTCTATTGCTAATTTTATTGGGTGTAGAAATCTTAGTCTATCTGAAAAAGCTGAAGAATGATGAGGAATCTCGCATAGGCTATGACATTATAAGTATTATTATTATTGTCATGTTTACGTTTGCCAGCCTTTTTATATACTCAATAAAAGAAACTGGTCTATTGCAATACTTACAAGAAGAGGTTCTATCAGATGGCTATCACATCAGCCTATCGCCTGAAACTATTTCCGACCTAACGGATGTTGATTATATAATCATAACGGGTCAGGCAAGACATGTAAATGTGGCTTATAAAGAAAACAACACAGGTCAGGTTAGTGTTCGATCAGATTGGCGGCATGTTACTGGCCAAAACTATGAGGATGCTCAGCAAAAGGTAGATCAGTTAATTCAAATGAGAAAAGAAGATAGTAGTCTTTACATTTCTCTTCATGAACTGTCCAATCATTCAAACTTTAGTAATAATCTCATAGGCTACTTTGATGTAGAATTACCTAGTGATATTGAAGCAGAGGTTATCCTGAAGCATGCCAATTTATCTTTAGATATTGAACAATTAGAAGAAAAGCTAAGCGTTCAAAATGATTATGGTACGACAACAGCTTGGTTATCTCCACAGGTAAACCTCAATATATTAGCTAGAGCGTTAGACGGCTATATTCAGCCTTCTGAGCTATGGAATAGTATCAATGAAGATCAAACGAAAGCTGAACGCACATCTGAAGTGGAGTCAAACGCTACTCTAGATATGATCACCAAGCAAGGAAATGTTCAGCTGAGAGTATATTAA
- a CDS encoding sulfite exporter TauE/SafE family protein, translated as MFFAWIFLLGVVASTVGSLVGLGGGVFIVPVLLFLRPVVDELATITPQIAVGTSLVVVCFTALGSTLTYAKQKKVDFSSGLFFFLACGPGSMLGAFLNRGLNEQEFQLFFGFMMLLILYLLIRNKRIKPKNINWHVEKEYIDSNGKKHSYGYHRYIAFFICFFIGVAQGLLGIGGGALLVPALILLFWFPAHLAIATTMFIVLLASIAGSVSHFYLQNIDWLLVLILAPGALLGGQLGAFISSRLSSTRLTVLLKGMLLVIAVFSIWKGLSS; from the coding sequence ATGTTTTTTGCCTGGATTTTTTTGTTAGGAGTTGTGGCTTCCACGGTTGGAAGCTTAGTTGGATTAGGTGGAGGCGTATTCATAGTTCCGGTCTTGTTGTTTTTAAGACCTGTGGTCGATGAGCTTGCTACCATTACCCCGCAAATTGCTGTTGGTACTTCACTGGTAGTTGTTTGTTTTACAGCATTAGGATCAACACTGACTTATGCAAAACAGAAGAAGGTCGATTTTAGCAGTGGGCTTTTTTTCTTTTTGGCTTGTGGTCCTGGTTCGATGTTAGGGGCTTTTTTGAATAGAGGTTTAAATGAACAAGAGTTTCAATTATTCTTTGGCTTTATGATGCTTCTCATCCTTTACTTATTGATTAGAAACAAGAGGATTAAACCCAAAAATATTAACTGGCATGTTGAAAAAGAATATATAGATAGTAACGGAAAAAAGCATAGCTACGGCTATCATCGGTATATAGCTTTTTTTATTTGTTTTTTTATTGGAGTTGCCCAAGGTTTACTTGGCATTGGTGGGGGAGCATTATTAGTTCCAGCTCTTATTTTACTTTTTTGGTTCCCTGCTCATTTAGCCATAGCAACAACGATGTTTATTGTTCTACTAGCATCAATTGCTGGAAGTGTTAGTCACTTCTATTTGCAAAATATTGATTGGCTTCTGGTCCTAATATTAGCACCTGGTGCTCTATTAGGGGGGCAATTGGGAGCTTTTATTAGTAGCAGGTTATCTTCAACTAGGTTAACGGTTCTTCTCAAAGGGATGCTGCTTGTAATTGCCGTATTTTCAATATGGAAAGGCTTGTCTTCTTAG
- a CDS encoding 6-pyruvoyl trahydropterin synthase family protein: MGKYTLTKHFWISCAHQVMGAGKCERVHGHNYKVTFCVQGTELDDKQMLIDFREVKHAIEKKYDHHLLNDFPEFNLELGGANPSTEKVAEVFYTQIKELCVAKTNRPSLLWVEVQETNEAFARYEE; encoded by the coding sequence ATGGGTAAATATACATTAACAAAGCATTTTTGGATCTCTTGTGCACATCAGGTTATGGGAGCAGGTAAGTGCGAAAGGGTTCATGGACATAATTATAAAGTGACTTTTTGTGTACAGGGCACTGAGCTTGATGACAAGCAGATGCTTATTGATTTTAGAGAAGTTAAACACGCTATTGAAAAAAAATATGATCATCACTTGCTAAATGATTTTCCTGAATTTAATCTTGAGCTTGGAGGGGCTAACCCGTCCACAGAAAAAGTGGCTGAGGTTTTCTATACACAAATTAAGGAATTGTGTGTAGCTAAAACGAATCGCCCTTCTCTCCTTTGGGTAGAAGTACAGGAAACAAATGAAGCGTTTGCTCGTTATGAGGAGTAA
- a CDS encoding YjcZ family sporulation protein: MSCGCGGYSRYPGYGGGYGGGYGGGFALIVVLFVLLIIVGAGGLFGGVA, from the coding sequence ATGTCTTGTGGATGTGGCGGATATTCTAGATATCCAGGATACGGTGGCGGATACGGCGGTGGGTATGGCGGCGGCTTCGCGCTGATCGTTGTCCTGTTTGTCTTATTGATTATCGTTGGTGCTGGTGGACTATTTGGCGGCGTAGCTTAA
- a CDS encoding GNAT family N-acetyltransferase codes for MQSTIIKLNDSYYTQALLLLKEEELWNLIPYDAFLRYGLQHPEHEWFGEVEQGSLVRLLYKTKQLIHLVSPKPFHLSRLSTLIRSSKAPIIMHGKKETVEGFLFGMRNRRLKKMDDALFVQQSVHTSRIIRSVPIDAKNSVHLRPAEEKDYLNILELYKKSDIDHLVDPVLIQQLIQLKKVKIAEKINHYGHNSSFDTRSNPKLLGTLMCLKESKRYVLLGGLLVHPEYRHHGIASKLGRDVILDANSRGKKICFYYNDKSLKRFYEKIELEPLGRWVSYVITSKATT; via the coding sequence TTGCAGAGTACGATCATTAAGCTTAATGACAGTTATTATACCCAAGCCCTACTTTTATTAAAAGAAGAAGAGTTGTGGAATCTGATTCCTTATGATGCCTTTTTACGTTATGGCTTACAGCATCCTGAGCATGAATGGTTTGGGGAAGTTGAGCAAGGAAGTCTCGTAAGGCTATTATACAAAACAAAGCAGCTTATACATCTTGTTTCCCCTAAGCCTTTTCACTTGTCACGCTTATCAACGCTTATTCGGTCTTCAAAAGCTCCTATCATAATGCATGGAAAAAAGGAAACCGTAGAAGGTTTCCTGTTCGGAATGCGTAACCGCCGCCTAAAGAAAATGGATGATGCATTATTTGTCCAGCAATCTGTCCATACATCCCGTATTATAAGGTCAGTCCCAATAGATGCAAAGAACTCAGTTCATCTTCGTCCTGCTGAAGAAAAGGATTATCTCAATATCCTTGAGCTTTATAAGAAAAGTGATATCGATCATCTTGTTGACCCGGTTTTAATTCAGCAGCTGATTCAGCTAAAAAAAGTAAAAATTGCTGAAAAAATAAATCATTATGGACACAATTCTTCTTTTGACACTCGTTCTAACCCCAAGCTTCTAGGAACACTAATGTGTTTAAAGGAGTCCAAAAGATATGTGCTACTTGGGGGATTGCTTGTTCATCCAGAGTATAGACATCATGGCATTGCCTCTAAGCTAGGGCGCGACGTTATTTTAGACGCTAACTCTAGAGGCAAGAAGATCTGTTTTTATTATAATGATAAATCTCTAAAAAGATTTTATGAAAAAATTGAGCTAGAACCATTAGGCAGATGGGTTTCCTATGTTATTACCTCAAAAGCAACAACCTGA
- a CDS encoding cold-shock protein yields the protein MQQGTVKWFNSEKGYGFIEVEGGNDVFVHFSAIQEEGFKTLEEGQKVQFEIVDGDRGPQASSVSKV from the coding sequence ATGCAACAAGGTACTGTAAAATGGTTTAATTCAGAAAAAGGTTACGGGTTTATTGAGGTAGAAGGTGGAAATGATGTGTTTGTACACTTTTCTGCAATCCAAGAAGAAGGATTTAAGACGTTAGAAGAAGGACAAAAGGTTCAATTCGAAATTGTTGATGGAGACCGTGGTCCTCAAGCGTCAAGTGTATCCAAAGTTTAA